In Oreochromis aureus strain Israel breed Guangdong linkage group 20, ZZ_aureus, whole genome shotgun sequence, the following are encoded in one genomic region:
- the LOC120435100 gene encoding WAP four-disulfide core domain protein 18-like, which produces MDKRSFTVYVLIVALCALVLFGTAFCALALRSGGILTAKPGVCPVRKYIRADCTESCSKDSDCPDNEKCCSNGCGHECMPPVIVKPGLCPRRRLDDRRCAVTCSYDTDCPNHEKCCFSGCGRQCMEPYPVWPAATV; this is translated from the exons ATGGACAAACGCTCGTTTACAGTTTATGTGTTGATTGTAGCACTTTGTGCATTGGTGCTCTTTGGCACTGCTTTTTGCGCACTTGCTTTGAGAAGTGGTGGCATTTTAACAG caaagccAGGAGTGTGCCCTGTCAGGAAATATATACGTGCAGACTGTACTGAATCTTGCTCTAAAGACAGTGACTGCCCGGATAATGAGAAGTGCTGCTCCAACGGATGTGGACATGAATGCATGCCTCCAGTCATAG TGAAGCCAGGATTGTGTCCTCGCAGACGCTTGGATGACAGACGGTGTGCTGTAACTTGCTCTTATGACACTGACTGCCCCAATCATGAGAAGTGCTGCTTCAGTGGATGTGGTCGTCAGTGCATGGAGCCCTACCCAG TCTGGCCGGCGGCCACCGTTTGA
- the LOC116309679 gene encoding spore coat protein SP87-like, translated as MDKRSSTVCVLIVALCALVHFGTVFSLVRPDILIGECPWRLNLTLTRMGCEDCPRDHTCCVYDGEEVCLPSVSPKPGVCPRMRLDVGPCVESCSYDSDCPNNEKCCSKGCGHQCMAPVSVLPPKPECPRHLNFALSRKGWKDCPRDHTCCVYNGEEVCVPTVFTKPGVCPRRLPPVAFGPCVEACSYDSDCPNNEKCCSNRCGHQCMAPVSVLPPKPECPWHLNFALSRKGCKDCPRDHICCVYNGEEVCVPTVFTKPGVCPRKFLLPSSSAFVPCVESCSYDSDCPDNEKCCSNGCAHECMAPYIVKPGLCPRRRLDDRRCAETCSTDNDCPNHEKCCFSGCGRQCMEPYPVWRAATV; from the exons ATGGACAAACGCTCGTCTACAGTTTGTGTATTGATTGTAGCACTTTGTGCATTGGTGCACTTTGGcactgttttttctttggtgagacctgacattttaaTAG GAGAGTGCCCATGGCGCCTTAATCTTACTCTAACACGTATGGGGTGTGAGGACTGTCCTAGAGACCACACATGCTGTGTCTATGATGGTGAAGAAGTGTGTCTTCCTTCTGTTTCTC cAAAACCAGGAGTGTGTCCTCGCATGCGGCTGGACGTAGGACCGTGTGTTGAATCTTGCTCTTATGACAGCGACTGTCCCAATAATGAGAAGTGCTGCTCCAAAGGATGTGGACATCAGTGCATGGCTCCAGTCTCAG TGCTTCCTCCAAAACCAGAATGTCCACGGCATCTTAATTTTGCTCTGTCACGTAAGGGTTGGAAGGACTGCCCTAGAGACCACACATGCTGTGTCTATAATGGTGAAGAAGTCTGTGTTCCCACTGTTTTCA cAAAACCAGGAGTGTGTCCTCGCAGGCTTCCCCCTGTAGCCTTTGGACCGTGTGTTGAAGCTTGCTCTTATGACAGCGACTGTCCCAATAATGAGAAATGCTGCTCCAACAGATGTGGACATCAGTGCATGGCTCCAGTCTCAG TGCTTCCTCCAAAACCAGAATGTCCATGGCATCTTAATTTTGCTCTGTCGCGTAAGGGTTGTAAGGACTGCCCTAGAGACCACATATGCTGTGTCTATAATGGTGAAGAAGTCTGTGTTCCTACTGTCTTCA cAAAACCAGGAGTGTGTCCTCGCAAGTTTCTTCTGCCTTCTTCTTCAGCCTTTGTACCGTGTGTTGAATCTTGCTCTTATGACAGTGACTGTCCGGATAATGAGAAGTGCTGCTCTAATGGATGTGCTCATGAATGCATGGCACCATACATAG TGAAGCCAGGATTGTGTCCTCGCAGACGCTTGGATGACAGACGGTGTGCTGAAACTTGCTCTACTGACAATGACTGCCCCAATCATGAGAAGTGCTGCTTCAGTGGATGTGGTCGTCAGTGCATGGAGCCCTACCCAG